In the genome of Actinomadura graeca, one region contains:
- a CDS encoding non-ribosomal peptide synthetase — translation MTQTHTETQAQAQAQAQAQANSEASDAGDALEDVRKALLDLARRRSLAARRDALPVTGIDGAGPPPLAFEQERLWFAERAGPAPEVPAETLAVRLDGPVDVPSLRRALTAASARHEALRTRFGTVHGVPCQIVDPPGEVPLAVDVLDERSREDAPRDAAASRFDLAEGPLFRARLLLPPGGNGDGLLLLSAHRTVADAHTLRMVARELVSGEVRDPGVRLTDVARWERAVLGGERLERGLEIWSERLAGLPALDLPVDFRRAADRPRAGGVHEQAVPDGLRGVDDGTLLAALLVVLARYTRQDDLVVGVLTDGRAREALRPLAGPLAKPLVLRLDVPGDEEFGALAHRARQALAEARARQEVPFGALDLGGTPLQVALARVEAAPGEVPVAHGGSDFELFVQVIEEPGGAARLRVEYAAELFEPGRIERTAGHLLNALRAGPAEPGRASGAVPIVGDEERRTLLTRWNPEPRPHETDGRLLHRLVSEHALGRPDAPAVRHEGTTVTYGELDGRSDRLARLLADGHGAGPGRLVAMLLERGPDAPATQLAVLKTGAAWLPLDPDYPARRLAFQLEDSRAGLVVTTSDLAGRLPEETPKLLLDDPGTRERLAELPPGPPPCDAGPDDLAYVIYTSGSTGTPKGVMVGHRAVVNFIGNCRELFGITPHDRVLQFANLAFDVSVFDVYAALCHGALLVTAPRQALLDPGRLTALMRDERVTLADLPPAVLKQLDPGDLPDLRALFVGLEPFPGELVNRWNTQGRQFHNGYGPTEATVACVDYLCPDEPLTAMPPIGRPMGNHRAYVLDEHFGPVPIGVPGELFVAGAGLARGYLNRHELTAERFLDDPFRPGAGERMYRTGDLVRWRPDGNLEFVGRADGQIKIRGLRIEPGEVEHALTARPEIEDAAVTAREGPGGPRLVGYVTVSGPGGDGPFDADAVREALASEVPAHMVPSELVELDSIPRNPSGKLDRSRLPEPGAKAPSGADGGTGGTGGTGGGEPTGTERRLIELLRGTLDLGDTAVEPGDNYFAVGGNSLNLVQLLDRVEEEFGVGLEPRDVLLNPVVRRIAATIDERGAGGDAGARERDATPWLVPIRAEGDRTPFFCVHPSGGSAVPYLDLAGLLDDRRPFYGIEAVGLHGEDDPPDVPAMAARYLEAVRGVQPEGPYLLGGWSIGGTLAFEMARQLREEGERVALVAMMDSAAPPAMDEPPTHTEMLESFARDLSGLQGEGPPELDWERLTGLEPDEQTTEVVDALERAGRVPADIRDELGRRIRVFMANAATALTYRPGHHDGTLTSLGAAEGQYAGGWEPHAGDVVEITVPGDHYTMLQRPHVTRLARELDRVLREAAGDPTGTEG, via the coding sequence ATGACGCAGACGCACACGGAAACCCAGGCCCAGGCCCAGGCCCAGGCCCAGGCCCAGGCCAACAGCGAGGCGAGTGACGCGGGCGACGCGCTGGAGGACGTCCGGAAAGCGCTCCTGGACCTGGCGCGGCGCCGGAGCCTGGCCGCCCGCCGCGACGCGCTCCCGGTCACCGGGATCGACGGCGCCGGGCCGCCGCCGCTCGCCTTCGAGCAGGAACGGCTGTGGTTCGCCGAGCGGGCGGGCCCGGCGCCCGAGGTGCCGGCCGAGACGCTGGCCGTGCGGCTCGACGGGCCGGTGGACGTGCCGTCGCTGAGGCGCGCGCTGACCGCGGCGTCGGCCCGGCACGAGGCGCTGCGGACGCGGTTCGGCACCGTCCACGGCGTCCCCTGCCAGATCGTGGACCCGCCGGGCGAGGTCCCGCTCGCGGTGGACGTCCTCGACGAGCGGAGCCGGGAGGACGCGCCGCGGGACGCCGCCGCGTCGCGGTTCGACCTCGCCGAGGGGCCCCTGTTCCGGGCGCGGCTGCTGCTGCCGCCCGGCGGGAACGGTGACGGGCTGCTGCTCCTGTCGGCCCACCGGACCGTCGCCGACGCGCACACGCTGCGGATGGTCGCCCGCGAGCTGGTGTCCGGCGAGGTCCGGGACCCGGGTGTCCGGCTCACCGATGTCGCCCGGTGGGAACGCGCCGTCCTCGGCGGCGAGCGCCTCGAACGCGGCCTGGAGATTTGGTCGGAGCGGCTGGCCGGGCTGCCCGCCCTGGACCTGCCCGTGGACTTCCGCCGCGCGGCGGACCGGCCCAGGGCGGGCGGCGTCCACGAGCAGGCCGTCCCGGACGGGCTCCGCGGCGTGGACGACGGGACGCTGCTCGCGGCGCTGCTGGTCGTCCTGGCCCGCTACACCCGGCAGGACGACCTGGTCGTCGGCGTGCTCACCGACGGCCGCGCGCGGGAGGCACTGCGCCCGCTGGCCGGGCCGCTCGCGAAGCCGCTCGTCCTCCGCCTGGACGTCCCGGGCGACGAGGAGTTCGGCGCGCTGGCCCACCGGGCGCGACAGGCGCTGGCGGAGGCCCGCGCCCGGCAGGAGGTGCCGTTCGGCGCGCTCGACCTCGGCGGGACGCCCCTCCAGGTCGCCCTGGCCAGGGTCGAGGCCGCGCCGGGGGAGGTCCCGGTCGCGCACGGGGGCTCGGACTTCGAGCTGTTCGTCCAGGTGATCGAGGAACCGGGCGGCGCGGCGCGGCTGCGCGTCGAGTACGCCGCCGAGCTCTTCGAGCCGGGCCGGATCGAGCGGACGGCCGGGCACCTGCTCAACGCGCTGCGCGCCGGTCCCGCCGAGCCCGGCAGGGCCTCGGGCGCGGTCCCGATCGTCGGCGACGAGGAACGCCGCACCCTGCTCACGCGGTGGAACCCCGAACCGCGCCCGCACGAGACGGACGGACGGCTGCTGCACCGGCTCGTCAGCGAGCACGCCCTCGGCCGCCCGGACGCCCCGGCCGTCCGCCACGAGGGGACGACCGTCACCTACGGCGAGCTGGACGGCCGCTCCGACCGGCTCGCGCGGCTGCTCGCGGACGGGCACGGCGCCGGGCCCGGGCGGCTGGTGGCGATGCTGCTGGAGCGCGGCCCGGACGCGCCGGCGACGCAGCTCGCCGTCCTGAAGACGGGCGCCGCCTGGCTCCCGCTCGACCCGGACTACCCGGCGAGGCGGCTCGCGTTCCAGCTGGAGGACTCCCGCGCCGGGCTGGTCGTCACCACCTCCGACCTCGCCGGCCGGCTCCCGGAGGAGACGCCGAAGCTGCTGCTGGACGACCCGGGGACGCGTGAGCGGCTCGCGGAACTCCCGCCCGGGCCGCCGCCGTGCGACGCCGGTCCCGACGACCTCGCCTACGTCATCTACACCTCGGGCTCGACCGGGACGCCGAAGGGCGTCATGGTGGGCCACCGCGCGGTGGTGAACTTCATCGGCAACTGCCGCGAGCTGTTCGGCATCACCCCGCACGACCGGGTGCTCCAGTTCGCGAACCTGGCCTTCGACGTCAGCGTCTTCGACGTCTACGCGGCGCTGTGCCACGGCGCGCTGCTCGTCACCGCGCCGCGCCAGGCGCTGCTGGACCCGGGGCGCCTCACCGCGCTCATGCGCGACGAGCGGGTCACCCTCGCCGACCTGCCCCCGGCCGTCCTGAAGCAGCTCGACCCCGGCGACCTCCCGGACCTGCGGGCGCTGTTCGTCGGGCTGGAGCCGTTCCCCGGCGAGCTGGTGAACCGGTGGAACACGCAGGGACGGCAGTTCCACAACGGCTACGGGCCGACCGAGGCGACCGTCGCTTGCGTCGACTACCTGTGCCCGGACGAGCCGCTCACGGCGATGCCGCCGATCGGGCGCCCGATGGGCAACCACCGCGCGTACGTGCTCGACGAGCACTTCGGGCCCGTCCCGATCGGGGTGCCCGGCGAGCTGTTCGTCGCGGGCGCCGGGCTCGCGCGCGGCTACCTAAACCGGCACGAGCTGACGGCCGAGCGCTTCCTGGACGACCCGTTCCGCCCCGGCGCGGGCGAGCGGATGTACCGCACGGGGGACCTGGTGCGGTGGCGGCCGGACGGGAACCTGGAGTTCGTCGGCCGGGCCGACGGCCAGATCAAGATCCGCGGGCTGCGGATCGAGCCGGGCGAGGTCGAGCACGCGCTCACCGCCCGGCCCGAGATCGAGGACGCCGCCGTCACCGCGCGGGAGGGACCGGGCGGGCCCCGGCTCGTCGGGTACGTCACGGTGTCCGGGCCGGGCGGGGACGGCCCGTTCGACGCCGACGCGGTCCGCGAGGCGCTCGCGTCCGAGGTGCCCGCGCACATGGTGCCGTCCGAGCTGGTCGAGCTGGACTCGATCCCCCGCAACCCCAGCGGCAAGCTCGACAGGTCGCGGCTGCCCGAGCCCGGCGCGAAGGCGCCCTCCGGGGCGGACGGCGGAACCGGCGGGACGGGCGGGACGGGCGGTGGCGAGCCGACCGGCACCGAACGGCGGCTCATCGAGCTGCTCCGCGGCACGCTCGACCTCGGCGACACCGCCGTGGAACCGGGCGACAACTACTTCGCCGTCGGCGGGAACTCCCTCAACCTCGTCCAGCTCCTCGACCGCGTCGAGGAGGAGTTCGGGGTCGGGCTGGAGCCCCGGGACGTGCTGCTCAACCCCGTCGTCCGGCGGATCGCCGCGACCATCGACGAGCGCGGAGCGGGCGGGGACGCAGGCGCGCGGGAACGCGACGCCACCCCGTGGCTGGTCCCGATCCGCGCCGAGGGCGACCGCACCCCGTTCTTCTGCGTCCACCCGTCCGGCGGGTCCGCGGTGCCCTATCTCGACCTCGCCGGGCTCCTGGACGACCGGCGGCCCTTCTACGGCATCGAGGCCGTCGGACTGCACGGCGAGGACGACCCGCCGGACGTCCCGGCGATGGCCGCCCGCTACCTGGAGGCCGTCCGCGGCGTCCAGCCCGAGGGCCCGTACCTGCTCGGCGGCTGGTCGATCGGCGGGACGCTCGCCTTCGAGATGGCCCGCCAGCTCCGAGAGGAGGGGGAGCGCGTCGCGCTGGTGGCGATGATGGACTCCGCCGCGCCGCCCGCCATGGACGAGCCGCCGACGCATACCGAGATGCTGGAGTCGTTCGCCCGTGACCTGTCCGGTTTGCAGGGCGAGGGACCGCCGGAGCTGGACTGGGAGCGGCTGACCGGCCTTGAGCCGGACGAGCAGACCACCGAGGTCGTGGACGCGCTCGAACGCGCCGGCCGGGTGCCCGCCGACATCCGCGACGAGCTCGGCCGCCGCATCCGGGTGTTCATGGCCAACGCCGCGACCGCCCTGACCTACCGGCCCGGTCACCACGACGGCACCCTCACCTCGCTGGGCGCGGCCGAGGGGCAGTACGCGGGCGGATGGGAGCCGCACGCCGGGGACGTCGTCGAGATCACCGTGCCCGGCGACCACTACACCATGCTCCAGCGGCCCCACGTGACCAGGCTCGCGCGCGAACTGGACCGCGTCCTGCGGGAGGCCGCGGGCGACCCCACCGGAACGGAAGGCTGA
- a CDS encoding M20/M25/M40 family metallo-hydrolase encodes MRADPITEDRAVGLLRGMLDIPSPSYAEGALAAFLEREMRSLGFTAHVDDVGNVVGEIGAGDGPTVMLLGHMDTVPGDVPVRTEAGRLYGRGASDAKGPLAAMICAAARTGGSGGRVVVVGAVEEETAPSRGATAVRDTMPPPDALIVGEPSGWSTVVLGYKGKLDLRYEVECEPVHPTRPGLKAAEHAWGCWATLLELLGPGTGPGEGHDSFDRPGPTLVSISGDLVRAEAEFSVRTPPGFDADGFVERLRARTPHGRLSVIGNVGAHRVGRADPVVRALHAGIREHGVRPAAKLKTATADLNVLAEKWRMPMATYGPGDSELDHTPDESIDISGYLRGVSVLTTALDRLAALPPGAESAPPAPPRVPRPREAPDRVRPEDRGSREDAPDGGHGGLDELKERAASIRRRIVDMCATKNGGHLGGSMSLVEIMVCLYSRVLRIDPDDPDAPDRDVMILSKGHGAIGLYAALGEYGFFPPDRLSDYGAHGSQFMAHPNSALPGVEMPSGALGHGLPLGIGFSLAARLDGTDRRCVVIMGDGELQEGSVWEAAMAAGTQNLERLTAVVDRNRLQITGRTESIVELEPLADRWRSFGWTVREVDGHDLAALLEAFTAPPEPGRPTVIIARTRKGRGLPYVEDKVKSHFVKLNERMHRRAKAALRDADADGKGGRS; translated from the coding sequence CGTCGGCGAGATCGGCGCCGGGGACGGGCCGACGGTGATGCTGCTCGGCCACATGGACACCGTCCCCGGCGACGTCCCCGTCCGCACGGAGGCCGGACGGCTGTACGGCCGGGGCGCGTCCGACGCGAAGGGCCCGCTGGCCGCGATGATCTGCGCGGCGGCGCGGACGGGCGGCTCCGGCGGGCGCGTCGTCGTGGTCGGCGCGGTGGAGGAGGAGACGGCGCCGTCGCGTGGCGCCACGGCCGTCCGCGACACGATGCCGCCGCCCGACGCGCTGATCGTCGGGGAGCCGAGCGGCTGGTCCACGGTCGTCCTCGGCTACAAGGGCAAGCTGGACCTGCGGTACGAGGTGGAGTGCGAGCCCGTGCACCCCACGCGGCCCGGCCTGAAGGCGGCCGAGCACGCCTGGGGGTGCTGGGCGACGCTGCTGGAGCTGCTCGGCCCCGGCACCGGGCCGGGCGAAGGGCACGACTCGTTCGACCGTCCGGGCCCGACCCTGGTGTCGATCTCCGGCGACCTCGTCCGCGCCGAGGCCGAGTTCAGCGTCCGCACGCCGCCGGGCTTCGACGCGGACGGGTTCGTCGAGCGGCTGCGGGCCCGGACCCCGCACGGGCGCCTCAGCGTGATCGGCAACGTGGGCGCGCACCGGGTCGGCCGCGCCGACCCGGTGGTCCGCGCGCTGCACGCGGGCATCCGCGAGCACGGCGTCCGCCCCGCCGCCAAGCTGAAGACGGCGACGGCGGACCTCAACGTCCTGGCCGAGAAGTGGCGGATGCCGATGGCCACCTACGGGCCCGGTGACAGCGAGCTCGACCACACGCCGGACGAGTCGATCGACATCTCCGGCTACCTGCGCGGCGTCTCGGTGCTGACCACGGCGCTCGACCGGCTCGCGGCGCTGCCGCCCGGCGCGGAGTCGGCGCCCCCGGCGCCGCCCCGGGTGCCCCGGCCCCGCGAGGCCCCGGACCGTGTGCGCCCCGAGGACCGCGGGTCGCGCGAGGACGCCCCGGACGGCGGGCACGGGGGCCTCGACGAGCTCAAGGAGCGCGCGGCGAGCATCCGGAGGCGGATCGTCGACATGTGCGCGACGAAGAACGGGGGCCACCTCGGCGGGTCGATGTCCCTCGTCGAGATCATGGTGTGCCTGTACTCGCGCGTGCTGCGGATCGACCCGGACGACCCGGACGCCCCCGACCGTGACGTCATGATCCTCAGCAAGGGGCACGGCGCGATCGGCCTGTACGCGGCGCTCGGCGAGTACGGCTTCTTCCCCCCGGATCGGCTCTCGGACTACGGCGCCCACGGCTCGCAGTTCATGGCCCACCCCAACAGCGCGCTGCCGGGCGTCGAGATGCCGTCGGGGGCGCTCGGCCACGGCCTGCCGCTCGGGATCGGCTTCTCACTCGCCGCCCGGCTCGACGGGACGGACCGCCGCTGCGTCGTGATCATGGGGGACGGCGAGCTCCAGGAGGGCTCGGTCTGGGAGGCCGCGATGGCCGCCGGGACACAGAACCTGGAGCGCCTCACCGCGGTGGTGGACCGCAACCGGCTGCAGATCACCGGGCGGACCGAGTCGATCGTCGAGCTGGAGCCGCTCGCCGACCGCTGGCGGTCCTTCGGCTGGACCGTCCGCGAGGTGGACGGCCACGACCTGGCGGCCCTGCTGGAGGCGTTCACCGCGCCGCCCGAGCCGGGCCGTCCCACCGTGATCATCGCGCGGACCCGCAAGGGCCGCGGCCTGCCGTATGTCGAGGACAAGGTGAAGAGCCACTTCGTGAAGCTGAACGAGCGGATGCACCGGCGCGCCAAGGCGGCCCTCCGCGACGCCGACGCGGACGGGAAGGGGGGACGGTCATGA
- a CDS encoding flavin monoamine oxidase family protein, with protein MGGVTRRSFLESVGAAGGSGALFGAMGALGLAPTAAANPAPFEPPRPGDLALRGARPPRVVVLGGGVTGLATAYELRKAGYECLVLEAKDRPGGRNWTVRGGTAEKEITGHRQRARFADGEYMNAGPARIAQFMVTLDYCRELGIPIEPFSLDNCNACVYYENGGPLSRRRIENRKAKADVFGHVSELLAKATDQGALDKELGRDDRERLLAFLEDFGALTRSGDRLAYTGTNRRGYRVLPDTDDPPGVIDGPPPSVHDVLASGIGRDLSFNLEWPFQTVMFQPVGGMDRIPRALADRIGADRIRYGAQVLEVTDLPSGVDVLYTDGGGRKRTEHADYCVATLPPYIMARVPTNLGAHVTAALERPSRVPVSKIGLEYRRRWWEQDERIYGGLTHTDMDIGQIWYPCHGYHGRRGVLIGAYTEGPSTEGLDAMAPADRIRRAVAQGVKIHGPAYARELVSGFAVNWDRVPHIETGWVRWPSWTDGAYDLLNRPHGRVYFAGEWLTGFIGWQAGAIESARRAVTRIHQRTLATARP; from the coding sequence ATGGGCGGCGTGACGCGGAGGTCCTTTCTGGAGTCCGTCGGCGCCGCGGGCGGTTCCGGCGCGTTGTTCGGCGCGATGGGCGCGCTCGGCCTCGCGCCGACGGCGGCGGCGAACCCGGCGCCCTTCGAGCCGCCGCGGCCCGGCGACCTCGCGCTCCGGGGCGCGCGCCCGCCGCGGGTGGTGGTCCTCGGCGGCGGCGTGACCGGCCTGGCGACGGCGTACGAGCTGCGCAAGGCGGGGTACGAGTGCCTCGTCCTGGAGGCCAAGGACAGGCCGGGCGGACGCAACTGGACGGTCCGCGGCGGCACCGCCGAGAAGGAGATCACCGGGCACCGCCAGCGGGCGCGCTTCGCCGATGGCGAGTACATGAACGCGGGCCCGGCCCGCATCGCCCAGTTCATGGTGACCCTCGACTACTGCCGGGAGCTGGGCATCCCGATCGAGCCGTTCAGCCTCGACAACTGCAACGCCTGCGTCTACTACGAGAACGGCGGGCCGCTGTCGCGGCGCCGGATCGAGAACAGGAAGGCCAAGGCGGACGTGTTCGGGCACGTGTCCGAGCTGCTCGCCAAGGCCACCGACCAGGGCGCACTGGACAAGGAACTGGGCCGCGACGACAGGGAAAGGCTCCTAGCGTTCCTGGAGGATTTCGGGGCGCTCACCCGCAGCGGCGACCGGCTCGCCTACACCGGCACGAACCGGCGGGGCTACCGGGTCCTGCCGGACACCGACGACCCGCCGGGCGTGATCGACGGGCCTCCGCCGTCCGTGCACGACGTCCTCGCGAGCGGCATCGGCCGCGACCTGTCGTTCAACCTGGAGTGGCCGTTCCAGACGGTCATGTTCCAGCCGGTGGGCGGGATGGACCGTATCCCGCGCGCGCTCGCCGACCGGATCGGCGCGGACCGGATCCGGTACGGTGCCCAGGTGCTGGAGGTGACCGACCTGCCGTCCGGGGTGGACGTCCTCTACACCGACGGCGGCGGCAGGAAGCGCACGGAGCACGCCGACTACTGCGTGGCGACGCTGCCGCCGTACATCATGGCCAGGGTCCCCACGAACCTCGGTGCGCACGTGACGGCGGCGCTGGAGCGGCCCTCGCGCGTCCCGGTCAGCAAGATCGGGCTGGAGTACCGGCGCCGCTGGTGGGAGCAGGACGAGCGGATCTACGGCGGCCTCACGCACACAGATATGGACATCGGCCAGATCTGGTACCCGTGCCACGGCTACCACGGCCGGCGGGGCGTGCTCATCGGCGCCTACACCGAGGGCCCGTCCACCGAGGGGCTGGACGCGATGGCGCCCGCGGACCGGATCAGGCGTGCCGTCGCGCAGGGCGTGAAGATCCACGGCCCGGCGTACGCGCGGGAGCTGGTCTCGGGCTTCGCGGTCAACTGGGACCGCGTCCCGCACATCGAGACCGGCTGGGTCCGGTGGCCGTCCTGGACGGACGGCGCCTACGACCTGCTGAACCGGCCGCACGGGCGGGTGTACTTCGCCGGGGAGTGGCTGACCGGGTTCATCGGCTGGCAGGCCGGGGCGATCGAGTCGGCGCGGCGGGCCGTCACGCGGATCCACCAGAGGACGCTGGCGACCGCCAGACCGTGA
- a CDS encoding transketolase family protein, whose protein sequence is MTEQVPPDRNIFRDTLVPMMAEDPRLVCLDSDTGLYDGIDFGPAADRYINLGIAEQDLMGVAAGLAKSGRVPVVNTMATFASTRALEFVKIDIAYNAVPVRIAATHSGLSAGSLGPTHHSLEDLAVMRTLPNMTVLVSAGGASTEALFRQCVDLPGPVYLRLGRGPTPQLPEDAPPVRIGEAQVLRHGDDVTLVACGPYPVEAALLAAERLADLGVEAAVLNMHTVKPLDVTTLLEFARRSRLVVTVEEHWETGGLGAAVGEALAPRLPVQVRRVAVSDEFVSMAGDHPYLLERTGIRPDAVVDEVRDVLGDLGREDEDGEEDEPG, encoded by the coding sequence ATGACCGAGCAGGTGCCTCCGGACCGCAACATCTTCCGCGACACGCTCGTCCCGATGATGGCCGAGGACCCCCGGCTGGTCTGCCTGGACAGCGACACCGGCCTGTACGACGGCATCGACTTCGGCCCGGCCGCCGACCGGTACATCAACCTCGGTATCGCCGAGCAGGACCTCATGGGGGTCGCGGCGGGCCTCGCCAAGAGCGGCCGCGTCCCGGTGGTGAACACGATGGCCACCTTCGCCAGCACCCGCGCGCTGGAGTTCGTCAAGATCGACATCGCGTACAACGCGGTGCCGGTGCGGATCGCCGCGACGCACAGCGGGCTGTCGGCGGGGAGCCTCGGGCCGACCCACCACAGCCTGGAGGACCTCGCGGTGATGCGGACGCTGCCGAACATGACGGTGCTGGTCTCGGCGGGCGGCGCGTCGACCGAGGCGCTGTTCCGGCAGTGCGTGGACCTGCCCGGCCCCGTCTACCTGCGGCTCGGCCGGGGCCCGACGCCGCAGCTGCCCGAGGACGCGCCGCCGGTGCGGATCGGCGAGGCCCAGGTCCTGCGGCACGGCGACGACGTGACGCTCGTCGCCTGCGGCCCGTACCCGGTGGAGGCGGCGCTGCTCGCCGCCGAGCGGCTCGCCGACCTCGGCGTCGAGGCCGCCGTGCTGAACATGCACACCGTCAAGCCGCTGGACGTGACGACGCTGCTGGAGTTCGCGCGCCGGTCCCGGCTGGTGGTCACGGTCGAGGAGCACTGGGAGACCGGGGGCCTCGGCGCCGCCGTGGGCGAGGCGCTGGCGCCGCGGCTGCCGGTGCAGGTGCGCCGGGTGGCGGTGTCCGACGAGTTCGTGTCGATGGCCGGGGACCACCCCTACCTGCTGGAGCGGACCGGGATCAGACCGGACGCGGTGGTCGACGAGGTGCGCGACGTGCTCGGGGACCTCGGACGGGAGGACGAGGACGGCGAGGAGGACGAGCCGGGATGA
- a CDS encoding acyl-CoA dehydrogenase family protein produces the protein MRFAPSERQREIAERFAPLLGGELAAAVRRLSTRPAGIPPSPEDAEARRMTWRALERLGAARLALPAALGGEDGGLADAVVLAELTGRALYQSPLPDTLFALDLLRGRDEARTIADGATVALAARDRGDRTLTRPAPLPADDAGDPRVVRRHVAFADEADLLLIAGTAPDGLRCALLPGEHPAVRTERHEDIACGDLHTVTVDAVPPDAWIGGPGLDEAWATALTAARTRHAAYLVGLSHAALDLTTGHARTRRQFGRSIGSFQAIAFRLAEIATDVEAARMLTGYAASRADEGDGGAAMASLEAVAAAGDLARRAAAEAVQIHGAIGMTDDHDAQLFYRRAAVDAVFLGGPERHREEAATYLAAEPSGPAACLDHAFS, from the coding sequence GTGCGGTTCGCACCGAGCGAGCGGCAACGAGAGATCGCCGAGCGGTTCGCACCGCTGCTCGGCGGGGAGCTGGCCGCCGCGGTCCGGCGGCTGTCCACGCGCCCGGCGGGGATCCCGCCGTCCCCCGAGGACGCGGAGGCCCGCCGGATGACCTGGCGGGCCCTGGAGCGGCTCGGCGCCGCGCGGCTCGCCCTGCCCGCCGCGCTCGGCGGCGAGGACGGCGGCCTCGCCGACGCCGTCGTCCTCGCCGAGCTGACCGGCCGCGCGCTCTACCAGAGCCCGCTGCCCGACACGCTCTTCGCGCTCGACCTGCTGCGCGGGCGCGACGAGGCGCGGACGATCGCGGACGGCGCGACCGTCGCCCTCGCCGCCCGCGACCGCGGCGACCGGACCCTCACCCGCCCGGCCCCCCTGCCCGCCGACGACGCCGGGGACCCCCGGGTGGTCCGGAGGCACGTCGCGTTCGCGGACGAGGCCGACCTCCTGCTCATCGCGGGGACGGCCCCGGACGGCCTCCGGTGCGCGCTGCTGCCGGGCGAACACCCCGCCGTGCGCACCGAGCGCCACGAGGACATCGCCTGCGGCGACCTCCACACCGTGACCGTGGACGCGGTCCCGCCCGACGCGTGGATCGGCGGTCCCGGGCTGGACGAGGCATGGGCCACGGCCCTCACCGCGGCACGGACCCGGCACGCCGCCTACCTCGTGGGGCTGTCCCACGCCGCCCTCGACCTCACCACCGGGCACGCCCGCACCCGGCGCCAGTTCGGACGGAGCATCGGCAGCTTCCAGGCCATCGCGTTCCGCCTCGCCGAGATCGCGACCGACGTGGAGGCCGCGCGGATGCTCACCGGCTACGCCGCGTCCCGCGCGGACGAGGGCGACGGCGGCGCGGCCATGGCGAGCCTGGAGGCGGTCGCGGCCGCCGGGGACCTCGCCCGCCGGGCCGCCGCCGAGGCCGTCCAGATCCACGGCGCCATCGGGATGACCGACGACCACGACGCCCAGCTGTTCTACCGGCGCGCCGCGGTCGACGCCGTGTTCCTCGGCGGCCCCGAACGGCACCGCGAGGAGGCCGCCACGTACCTGGCCGCCGAACCGTCCGGCCCTGCGGCCTGCCTGGACCACGCCTTCTCCTGA
- a CDS encoding acyl-CoA dehydrogenase family protein produces the protein MDYALTPEQEAFRKEVCDLLSEDAVRAEVEGLRHRPPGAEPGMLEVYRRLGERRWLAVNWPEEYGGLGRGVVEKSLLTEELIRHGVPDLVHVVSVDIVGLILQMAGTPEQRRRLLPPLARGEASASVLYSEPGAGSDLAALRTRAEPDGDGAWRLYGRKVYSLKSQFADWALCAARTSESEAAAYGITLFVVPLRTPGVTVRALPSLSDDAFGDVTLEGVRLTRDDVLGPVDEGYQVINEVIPVERTGLEFQAKARRLLDLVVRRLRETGGLDEPGTGPRLVRLHARARAAELLSWRVVTELRDGRIDGVHAAMAKWYATELFKELTHTGIELLGLDATLSARDPRAPCAGVLESGHRDAPGYTLSAGTSEIMQYLIASTGLRLLT, from the coding sequence GTGGACTACGCACTCACCCCTGAACAGGAGGCGTTCCGCAAGGAGGTCTGCGACCTCCTCTCCGAGGACGCCGTCCGCGCGGAGGTCGAGGGGCTGCGGCACCGGCCCCCCGGCGCGGAGCCGGGGATGCTGGAGGTGTACCGCCGGCTCGGCGAGCGCCGCTGGCTCGCGGTGAACTGGCCCGAGGAGTACGGCGGGCTCGGCCGCGGCGTCGTCGAGAAGTCGCTCCTCACCGAGGAGCTGATCCGGCACGGCGTGCCCGACCTCGTCCACGTCGTCAGCGTGGACATCGTCGGGCTGATCCTCCAGATGGCCGGCACGCCGGAGCAGCGGCGGCGCCTGCTGCCTCCGCTCGCCCGCGGCGAGGCGTCCGCGTCCGTCCTGTACAGCGAGCCCGGCGCCGGCTCGGACCTGGCGGCGCTGCGGACCCGCGCCGAACCCGACGGCGACGGCGCCTGGCGGCTGTACGGGCGCAAGGTCTACAGCCTGAAGTCGCAGTTCGCCGACTGGGCGCTGTGCGCCGCCCGGACCAGCGAGTCCGAGGCCGCCGCCTACGGCATCACGCTCTTCGTCGTCCCGCTGCGGACGCCCGGCGTCACCGTCCGGGCGCTGCCGAGCCTGTCCGACGACGCGTTCGGCGACGTCACGCTGGAGGGCGTGCGGCTGACCCGCGACGACGTGCTCGGCCCGGTCGACGAGGGCTACCAGGTCATCAACGAGGTCATCCCGGTCGAGCGGACCGGCCTGGAGTTCCAGGCCAAGGCCCGGCGGCTGCTCGACCTGGTGGTCCGGCGGCTGCGCGAGACGGGCGGCCTGGACGAGCCCGGCACCGGGCCGCGGCTCGTCCGGCTGCACGCGCGGGCCCGCGCCGCGGAGCTGCTGTCGTGGCGGGTCGTCACCGAGCTGCGCGACGGGCGGATCGACGGCGTCCACGCGGCCATGGCCAAGTGGTACGCGACGGAGCTGTTCAAGGAGCTGACGCACACCGGGATCGAGCTGCTCGGGCTGGACGCGACGCTGTCGGCCCGCGACCCGCGCGCGCCGTGCGCGGGCGTCCTGGAGAGCGGCCACCGCGACGCCCCCGGCTACACCCTGTCCGCGGGGACGTCGGAGATCATGCAGTACCTCATCGCGTCCACCGGCCTGCGCCTGCTCACCTGA